The Nocardia arthritidis genome has a window encoding:
- a CDS encoding RNA polymerase sigma factor: MPPFEQVVAEYGPMVLRVCRAVLGPDDAPDAWSETFLSALRAYPDLAPDANIEAWLVTIAHRRAIDVGRALTRAPVPADTLPERPAPGADPAGYDPDLWSALAALPAKQRQAVAYHYLAGLPHAEIARLLGNSTDAARRAAADGLKTLRKIYQEDRS, from the coding sequence TTGCCTCCGTTCGAGCAAGTGGTCGCCGAGTACGGGCCGATGGTGCTTCGGGTGTGCCGGGCGGTGCTCGGTCCCGATGACGCGCCGGACGCCTGGTCGGAAACCTTCCTTTCGGCGCTGCGCGCCTATCCGGACCTGGCCCCCGACGCCAATATCGAGGCCTGGCTGGTCACCATCGCGCACCGCCGCGCCATCGACGTCGGCCGGGCGCTGACCCGCGCGCCGGTTCCGGCCGACACGCTGCCCGAGCGTCCGGCGCCCGGTGCCGATCCGGCGGGCTACGACCCGGATCTGTGGTCCGCGCTCGCGGCGCTGCCGGCCAAGCAGCGCCAGGCCGTGGCCTACCACTATCTGGCGGGCCTGCCGCACGCCGAAATCGCCCGACTGCTCGGCAATTCCACCGACGCCGCCCGCCGCGCCGCCGCGGACGGCCTGAAAACCTTACGAAAGATCTACCAGGAGGACCGATCATGA
- the recD gene encoding exodeoxyribonuclease V subunit alpha: MTSIQVAQRGTGLLREFNEAGVLSAADVHVALRLGRLGRESSEEVLFAAALAVRAVRSGSVCLELHRMREIGIDADETWDAGTGVDPATLPWPQIDAVVAALRVSPLVCGGQAGPLRPLRLVEAERTGDTGPLLYLDRYYQQEQTIRRVLTERSARHPTVDPDLVRRELDRLFDAPLGAGPDRQRLAAALAATHWTTVVAGGPGTGKTHTIARILALLQAHQRANPKLPALRIALAAPTGKAAARLQEAVREQAAALGLPELTAATLHRLLGWQRGRSGRFRYHEFNRLPYDVIVVDETSMVSLTMMSSLLAALRPDTRLILVGDPDQLASVDAGAVLADLVAGPVAGAPNPLLDRIIGSETEAAQGHSESLSGLERTRLRGGIVRLTRGRRFGGRIADLAVAVRAGDADAALALLRAGGDELSFSAPEDVAAVRADVVRAARDTTEAARAGAAAAALTALESHRLLCAHRQGPFGVERWDRMAAEWAAAGGAGPESHQSQWYPGQPLLVTANDHEARIYNGDTGVIVRMPDGSLRAALQRGSEPYLVHPTQFPSVVTVFAMTIHRSQGSQYDTVSVVLPEPESTLLTRELLYTAITRARRHVRIIGAEAAIRAGIERRVLRASGLSRGNTP, translated from the coding sequence ATGACATCGATCCAGGTCGCGCAGCGCGGCACCGGTCTGCTGCGCGAATTCAACGAGGCGGGCGTGCTTTCGGCCGCCGACGTCCATGTCGCGCTGCGGCTCGGCCGGCTCGGCCGGGAATCCAGCGAGGAGGTCCTGTTCGCGGCGGCCCTCGCGGTGCGCGCGGTGCGGTCCGGATCGGTCTGTCTCGAACTGCACCGGATGCGCGAGATCGGGATCGACGCCGACGAAACCTGGGACGCCGGAACGGGTGTCGATCCGGCGACGCTGCCGTGGCCGCAGATCGATGCGGTTGTCGCGGCGCTGCGGGTGAGCCCGCTGGTGTGCGGCGGCCAGGCGGGCCCGCTGCGGCCGCTGCGCCTGGTCGAGGCCGAACGCACCGGCGACACCGGCCCTTTGCTCTATCTGGATCGCTATTACCAGCAGGAGCAGACGATTCGGCGGGTGCTCACCGAGCGTTCGGCGCGGCACCCGACGGTCGACCCGGATCTGGTTCGGCGCGAACTGGATCGGCTCTTCGACGCACCGCTCGGCGCCGGTCCCGACCGGCAGCGCCTGGCCGCCGCGCTCGCCGCGACCCACTGGACCACCGTGGTGGCGGGCGGTCCCGGCACCGGAAAAACGCATACGATCGCGCGGATTCTCGCGCTGCTGCAGGCGCACCAGCGGGCGAATCCCAAACTGCCCGCGCTGCGCATCGCGCTGGCCGCACCGACGGGTAAGGCGGCGGCGCGGCTGCAGGAGGCGGTGCGCGAACAGGCCGCCGCGCTCGGCCTGCCCGAGCTCACCGCGGCGACGCTGCACCGGCTGCTCGGGTGGCAGCGCGGGCGCAGCGGTCGCTTCCGCTACCACGAATTCAACCGGCTCCCATACGACGTCATCGTGGTGGACGAGACCTCCATGGTGTCGCTGACCATGATGAGCAGCCTGCTCGCCGCGCTGCGCCCCGACACCCGGCTGATCCTGGTCGGCGATCCGGACCAGCTGGCCTCGGTCGACGCGGGCGCGGTGCTGGCCGATCTGGTCGCCGGTCCCGTGGCGGGCGCGCCGAATCCGCTGCTCGACCGCATTATCGGATCGGAAACCGAAGCGGCGCAAGGTCATTCGGAGTCGCTGAGCGGGCTGGAGCGAACCAGGCTGCGCGGCGGCATCGTCCGGCTGACCCGCGGCCGCCGCTTCGGCGGCCGCATCGCCGACCTGGCCGTCGCGGTCCGCGCGGGCGACGCCGATGCCGCGCTCGCGCTGCTGCGCGCCGGCGGCGACGAATTGTCCTTCAGCGCACCGGAAGACGTCGCCGCGGTGCGCGCCGACGTGGTGCGCGCGGCCCGCGACACAACCGAGGCGGCGCGCGCCGGTGCCGCTGCGGCGGCGCTGACCGCGCTCGAATCGCACCGCCTGCTGTGCGCGCATCGCCAGGGGCCGTTCGGCGTCGAGCGCTGGGACCGGATGGCCGCGGAATGGGCCGCCGCGGGCGGCGCAGGCCCCGAATCCCATCAGTCGCAGTGGTATCCCGGGCAGCCGTTGCTGGTCACCGCCAACGATCACGAGGCGCGCATCTACAACGGCGACACCGGCGTCATCGTCCGGATGCCCGACGGTTCGCTGCGCGCGGCCCTGCAGCGCGGCAGCGAACCGTATCTGGTGCACCCCACCCAATTCCCCTCGGTGGTAACGGTTTTCGCCATGACCATCCACCGCAGCCAGGGCAGTCAGTACGACACGGTCTCGGTGGTGCTGCCCGAACCGGAATCCACGCTGCTCACCAGGGAACTGCTGTATACGGCCATCACCAGGGCGCGGCGCCACGTGCGGATCATCGGCGCCGAGGCAGCCATCCGCGCCGGAATCGAACGCCGGGTGCTGCGCGCCAGCGGACTTTCCCGCGGAAACACCCCGTGA
- a CDS encoding cutinase family protein, which translates to MVLVVAPVHARADSGLSLCRQSSDTGCVDPAIGIACDRGTDVLIAARGSGEEATDNSGAGGPMASAYLSMRDEFAKSGRNLRIVTVDYPAQDVDTIKLALIGAPNNFFASIDEGITLTKQMLEQFRTSPACSGKRVVLGGYSQGAMVMHRIIYKLGPGYLIDHFVDSALFVADGDRWAGDTITHFGTANFGSTGAGRVGVGQMEPYMPFAGSPPGSAPPGTHISQICLLNDVVCAPKDPGVVARCGKKCPEAGIHASYPVTKDVDGITYLEKATRSLAAFSTSTVPTTSPPTSTTTTTTPPPPQGTPVVLPFTNLDHPQALTFNGAGTVVVGELKAPPAAILKLDSHNVQTTLVADANAIWGITADGAGNIYWTDPQHQIIWKLPAGSATPQTFYTFTGQNQAPWGIAAATDGTLVVAAEQPGSPNINNTAPMDVWKFAPGSTSPSTVPLPVQGYNGLAITGSGDIYGAGLANVGSHAWKLPAGSATAVDLQINFGLIRDIAADNSGNVIVDGFPACTGICIVTDQVYLQRPGSTSLTQLPFTDHGGQLAGLDIDSTGTVAVVDPANNRVLELAAATS; encoded by the coding sequence GTGGTTCTCGTAGTTGCGCCGGTGCACGCGCGGGCCGATAGTGGACTGTCGCTCTGTCGCCAATCGTCCGACACCGGATGCGTCGATCCGGCCATCGGTATCGCCTGCGACCGCGGGACCGATGTACTGATCGCCGCACGCGGCTCGGGCGAAGAAGCCACAGACAATAGCGGCGCGGGCGGGCCGATGGCGTCCGCCTATCTGTCGATGCGCGACGAATTCGCCAAATCCGGGCGCAATTTGCGGATTGTCACCGTCGACTATCCCGCGCAGGACGTCGACACCATAAAACTCGCGCTCATCGGCGCGCCGAACAACTTCTTCGCCAGCATCGACGAAGGCATCACGCTCACGAAGCAGATGTTGGAACAGTTTCGAACCAGCCCGGCATGCAGCGGCAAACGCGTTGTGCTGGGCGGATATTCGCAAGGTGCGATGGTAATGCACCGCATCATCTACAAACTCGGCCCCGGCTACCTCATCGACCATTTCGTGGACTCGGCCCTGTTCGTCGCCGACGGTGACCGCTGGGCCGGCGACACCATTACGCATTTCGGCACCGCGAACTTCGGTTCTACCGGCGCGGGCCGGGTGGGCGTCGGGCAGATGGAGCCGTATATGCCCTTTGCGGGTAGCCCGCCCGGCAGCGCACCGCCCGGTACGCACATTTCGCAGATCTGCCTCCTGAATGATGTCGTCTGCGCGCCGAAAGACCCGGGCGTGGTCGCACGGTGCGGCAAAAAATGCCCGGAAGCGGGCATCCACGCCAGCTACCCGGTGACAAAAGACGTCGACGGGATAACGTACCTCGAAAAGGCCACCCGCTCGCTGGCCGCCTTCTCGACGTCCACGGTGCCGACCACATCCCCGCCGACATCGACAACAACCACCACCACGCCGCCACCTCCGCAGGGAACGCCGGTCGTCCTGCCGTTCACCAATCTCGACCATCCCCAAGCACTCACGTTCAACGGCGCCGGAACCGTCGTCGTCGGTGAATTGAAGGCGCCACCCGCCGCGATCCTGAAGCTCGATTCGCATAATGTCCAAACGACGCTGGTGGCCGACGCCAACGCGATTTGGGGCATCACCGCCGACGGTGCGGGCAACATCTACTGGACCGACCCGCAACACCAGATCATTTGGAAGCTGCCCGCCGGAAGCGCCACCCCGCAGACCTTCTACACCTTCACCGGCCAAAATCAGGCGCCCTGGGGCATCGCCGCCGCCACCGACGGCACCCTCGTCGTCGCCGCCGAACAGCCCGGCAGCCCGAATATAAATAACACCGCGCCGATGGACGTCTGGAAATTCGCTCCCGGCTCCACCAGCCCCAGCACGGTCCCGCTGCCCGTGCAGGGATACAACGGCCTCGCCATCACCGGTAGTGGGGACATCTATGGCGCCGGGCTCGCCAACGTCGGCTCGCATGCCTGGAAACTCCCCGCGGGATCCGCGACAGCCGTCGACCTACAGATCAATTTCGGTCTGATCCGAGATATCGCGGCCGACAACAGCGGCAATGTCATCGTCGACGGATTCCCGGCATGCACCGGTATCTGCATCGTCACCGATCAGGTCTACCTGCAACGACCGGGATCGACCTCGCTGACCCAACTCCCGTTCACCGACCACGGCGGTCAACTCGCCGGTCTCGATATAGACAGCACCGGCACGGTCGCGGTAGTCGACCCCGCCAACAACCGCGTCCTCGAACTCGCCGCAGCCACAAGCTGA
- a CDS encoding glucose 1-dehydrogenase gives MAHSSFRFQDKVALITGGSSGMGFATARRLIDEGARVIVTGRDKAKLDAAVAELGERALGIAGDAADLADLSALTEAIRQRHGRLDILFANAGVASFGPNHAVTEAEFDRVVGINFKGVYFTIQQAIPLLSRGGAIVINASWTLHRGLPGGSLYSATKAAVHNLAHTLAAELGPKGIRVNSVSPGYIETPMFHAAVSADAKSAVAGEIVAGRVGTAEEVANVITFLASDEAAYVNGQDLIVDGGLVAAIAGELI, from the coding sequence ATGGCACACAGCAGTTTTCGATTCCAGGACAAGGTCGCCCTCATTACCGGCGGCTCCAGCGGCATGGGGTTCGCCACGGCTCGTCGACTGATCGATGAGGGTGCGCGGGTGATCGTCACCGGACGTGACAAGGCCAAACTCGACGCCGCCGTCGCGGAACTGGGCGAGCGGGCGCTCGGAATCGCCGGTGACGCAGCGGATCTCGCCGACCTGAGCGCGCTGACCGAGGCGATCCGGCAGCGTCATGGCCGACTCGACATCCTCTTCGCGAATGCGGGCGTCGCCTCGTTCGGGCCGAACCACGCGGTCACCGAGGCCGAATTCGACCGGGTGGTCGGGATCAATTTCAAGGGCGTGTATTTCACCATCCAGCAGGCGATCCCGCTGCTGTCCCGGGGCGGCGCGATAGTCATCAACGCGTCGTGGACGCTGCATCGCGGGCTGCCGGGCGGCTCACTGTACTCGGCGACCAAGGCGGCCGTACACAATCTGGCGCACACTTTGGCGGCGGAATTGGGGCCCAAGGGTATTCGGGTCAACTCGGTGAGCCCCGGCTATATCGAGACCCCGATGTTCCATGCCGCGGTATCCGCCGACGCGAAGTCCGCGGTGGCCGGGGAGATCGTCGCGGGCCGGGTCGGCACCGCCGAGGAGGTGGCGAATGTGATCACCTTCCTGGCCTCGGACGAAGCGGCCTATGTCAACGGCCAGGATCTGATCGTCGACGGCGGTCTGGTCGCCGCCATCGCGGGCGAGCTCATCTAG
- a CDS encoding type II toxin-antitoxin system Phd/YefM family antitoxin: MTTMSASEARANLYPLIEQVNDDAVAIHITSRKGNAVLISEDEYNSLRETLYLLRSPANATRLAQGIAQAEAGDTVEVDMDTLAKGLE, translated from the coding sequence ATGACCACCATGTCCGCCAGTGAGGCCCGGGCCAACCTGTACCCGCTCATCGAGCAGGTCAACGACGACGCCGTGGCCATCCACATCACCAGCCGCAAAGGTAACGCCGTCCTGATCTCCGAGGACGAGTACAACTCCTTGCGCGAGACGCTCTACCTGCTGCGTTCCCCTGCCAACGCTACCCGTCTCGCCCAGGGCATCGCCCAGGCCGAAGCCGGGGACACGGTTGAGGTGGATATGGACACGCTCGCGAAAGGGCTTGAATGA
- a CDS encoding helix-turn-helix transcriptional regulator translates to MSSFTKWDRDAYHKRVGAEEAARRRAEIMAEQWGHQLAEERRRLGYTQAGLAELMGVTPGRVSQIERGKVATVGAISAYVAALGGKLELLADIGGHLLRLPTHPAA, encoded by the coding sequence ATGAGCAGCTTCACCAAATGGGATCGCGACGCCTACCACAAGCGGGTCGGAGCAGAAGAAGCCGCGCGCAGGCGGGCGGAGATCATGGCCGAACAATGGGGACATCAGCTTGCTGAGGAACGTCGGCGGCTTGGCTATACACAAGCGGGGTTAGCTGAGCTGATGGGTGTCACGCCGGGCCGGGTGTCGCAAATCGAGCGCGGAAAAGTTGCAACCGTCGGGGCGATCTCCGCCTATGTCGCAGCTCTCGGAGGAAAACTTGAACTCCTGGCCGATATTGGAGGCCATCTGCTTCGTCTTCCCACACATCCCGCCGCGTGA
- a CDS encoding Txe/YoeB family addiction module toxin, translating to MKITFAKVAWEDFEHWVKTDRKIALRIMRLIGDIERNPFEGLGKPEPLKGDKSGYWSRRIDDEHRLVYSVAGENITVVQARYHY from the coding sequence ATGAAGATAACTTTCGCGAAAGTTGCATGGGAAGACTTCGAACACTGGGTGAAGACCGACCGCAAGATAGCCTTACGGATCATGCGCCTGATCGGCGATATCGAACGCAACCCTTTCGAAGGGCTGGGCAAGCCCGAACCCTTGAAGGGTGACAAATCCGGCTACTGGTCGCGTCGTATAGACGACGAGCATCGCTTGGTCTACTCGGTCGCGGGCGAGAACATCACCGTTGTGCAGGCTCGCTACCACTACTGA
- a CDS encoding 2OG-Fe(II) oxygenase, translated as MKSTAALTDRVDAQPWDELAGELDAHGCAQTGPILTPDECAEFVDMWDDRPRFRATIDMARHRFGQGTYRYFADPVPAPIMELRAAFYRRLLPVARSWAQRLGDPAPWPDDFGDWLETCRAAGQSRPTPILLRYTEGDWNALHRDLYGELVFPLQVVIGLDRPGIDHTGGEFLLVEQRLRAQSKGTVTVLEQGHGLIFTTRDRPTPSSRGWSRAPVRHGVSRLRGGIRHTLGLVLHDAE; from the coding sequence ATGAAATCCACTGCCGCACTGACGGATCGGGTCGACGCGCAACCGTGGGACGAGCTCGCCGGTGAGCTCGACGCGCACGGTTGCGCCCAGACCGGCCCCATCCTTACGCCGGATGAATGCGCCGAGTTCGTCGACATGTGGGACGACCGGCCGCGGTTCCGCGCCACCATCGATATGGCGCGACATCGCTTCGGGCAGGGCACCTACCGCTATTTCGCCGATCCGGTGCCCGCGCCGATCATGGAGTTGCGCGCGGCTTTCTACCGGCGGTTGCTGCCGGTGGCCCGGTCCTGGGCGCAGCGATTGGGCGATCCGGCGCCGTGGCCGGACGACTTCGGCGACTGGCTCGAAACCTGCCGCGCCGCAGGGCAATCCAGGCCGACGCCGATACTGCTGCGCTACACCGAAGGAGATTGGAACGCACTGCACCGGGACCTGTACGGCGAGTTGGTATTTCCGCTACAGGTGGTGATCGGCCTCGACCGTCCGGGCATAGATCACACCGGCGGTGAATTCCTCTTGGTGGAGCAGCGGCTGCGCGCGCAGTCGAAAGGCACGGTCACCGTGCTGGAACAGGGCCACGGGCTGATCTTCACCACCCGCGACCGGCCGACGCCGTCCAGCCGCGGCTGGTCGCGGGCGCCGGTGCGGCACGGCGTGAGCCGCCTGCGCGGCGGTATCCGGCACACCCTCGGCCTCGTCCTGCACGACGCCGAATAG
- a CDS encoding TIGR03621 family F420-dependent LLM class oxidoreductase, producing MRISMVGDPGSGSWGEFARRCDADGFDALLVPDHPGSYTAPLVALAAAATVTERIRLGANVINAGMWEPLPLANELATLDLLSGGRAQFGIGAGHTPAEWLMQGRTYPSPGARVDRMIEVADATRRLLTGDPVTFDGAHVRLREAVLTRPRPIQQPIPLRIGGGGNRVLRYAARHADIISFSGTGRTLPDGHNHEVNWHRDQIDAQMDHVRAAAGDRDPDFEALVQYVEITDDAEAAATRFAAEIPGITASDLLVAPYVLIGTLPELVDELSRHEKRWGFRRFVIRAAYYDAAAQLLAAFQAKSG from the coding sequence ATGCGGATCTCGATGGTCGGCGATCCCGGTTCGGGTTCGTGGGGCGAATTCGCCCGCCGGTGCGACGCTGACGGATTCGACGCGCTACTGGTCCCGGACCATCCCGGCTCCTACACCGCCCCGCTCGTCGCGCTGGCCGCCGCGGCGACGGTGACCGAACGAATCCGCCTCGGCGCCAACGTGATCAACGCGGGCATGTGGGAACCCCTACCGCTGGCCAACGAACTGGCGACGCTGGACCTGTTATCCGGCGGTCGCGCGCAGTTCGGGATCGGCGCCGGGCACACCCCGGCCGAATGGCTCATGCAGGGCCGCACATATCCGTCGCCGGGCGCCCGAGTAGATCGAATGATCGAGGTAGCCGACGCGACCCGCAGACTCCTCACCGGCGACCCCGTAACCTTCGACGGCGCGCACGTCCGCCTGCGAGAGGCCGTCCTGACCCGCCCGCGACCGATCCAACAGCCCATCCCGTTGCGCATCGGCGGCGGCGGAAACCGCGTGCTGCGTTACGCCGCCCGGCACGCCGACATCATCAGTTTCTCCGGCACCGGCCGCACCCTCCCCGACGGCCACAACCACGAGGTCAACTGGCACCGCGACCAAATCGACGCACAGATGGACCACGTCCGGGCGGCCGCAGGCGACCGCGACCCGGACTTCGAGGCGCTGGTGCAGTACGTCGAGATCACCGACGACGCGGAGGCCGCCGCCACCCGTTTCGCCGCCGAAATACCGGGCATCACCGCGTCCGACCTGCTGGTCGCACCCTACGTGCTGATCGGCACCCTGCCGGAGCTGGTCGACGAGTTGTCGCGACACGAAAAGCGCTGGGGTTTCCGCAGATTCGTTATCCGTGCGGCCTATTACGATGCGGCGGCGCAACTCCTCGCGGCGTTTCAGGCTAAAAGCGGCTAG
- a CDS encoding DUF3558 domain-containing protein — translation MRRRFRAAPAGFAIAVAALLAGCGGGQAASGDSATTAAPSSSAGAISQPFDPCKALTPQILADHQWDARPAAPQNDRVADSTRTGCVYVAKAGYGFVVQTTNNTLAQVKSKFPDAADIAVGARKALRYKAHPAIPGGCEVNVETRTGSLFVATNVPPTSANLMTCDLATQIAEVVAPLLPAGS, via the coding sequence ATGAGGCGCCGATTCCGCGCCGCGCCAGCGGGTTTCGCGATCGCGGTGGCCGCACTGCTGGCCGGATGCGGTGGTGGACAGGCCGCGAGCGGCGATTCGGCGACAACGGCCGCCCCCAGCAGTTCGGCCGGTGCCATATCGCAGCCCTTCGATCCGTGTAAGGCGCTCACCCCGCAAATCCTCGCCGACCACCAGTGGGACGCCCGCCCTGCCGCACCGCAGAACGACCGCGTCGCCGACAGCACCCGCACCGGCTGCGTCTACGTCGCGAAGGCGGGTTACGGCTTCGTGGTGCAGACGACGAACAACACGCTCGCACAGGTCAAAAGCAAATTCCCGGACGCCGCCGATATCGCGGTCGGCGCACGGAAAGCCCTGCGCTACAAGGCGCATCCCGCGATCCCAGGCGGCTGCGAGGTGAACGTGGAGACGCGCACCGGCTCGCTGTTCGTCGCCACCAACGTGCCACCCACCTCGGCGAACCTCATGACCTGCGATCTCGCCACCCAGATCGCCGAGGTGGTCGCGCCCCTACTCCCGGCGGGCAGCTGA
- a CDS encoding helix-turn-helix domain-containing protein, with amino-acid sequence MTNDSVAVRGRRREQLRDFLRTRRARVSPGEVGIPVAGIRRTPGLRREEVAMLAGVGVSWYTWLEQGRDIKVSGRCWMRWGGRCG; translated from the coding sequence ATGACCAATGATTCCGTTGCGGTGCGTGGGCGGCGGCGTGAGCAGTTGCGTGATTTTCTGCGGACTCGGCGGGCTCGGGTCTCGCCAGGGGAGGTCGGGATACCTGTTGCCGGTATTCGGCGGACGCCGGGGTTGCGGCGGGAGGAGGTCGCGATGCTCGCTGGGGTTGGGGTTTCTTGGTATACGTGGCTCGAGCAGGGGCGGGATATCAAGGTTTCGGGGAGGTGTTGGATGCGGTGGGGCGGGCGCTGCGGTTGA
- a CDS encoding methylated-DNA--[protein]-cysteine S-methyltransferase, translated as MVTIPDPNGLFDALSADSADTLAGLHRRLAAEAEQAGLLDIAYRTVDTPVGSLLLAATPAGLVRVAYPNEDHDAVLAALATRISPRVLAAPGRLDAVAREIDEYFAGARTHFDLPLDLRLTGGFRRQVIEHLADIGYGRRASYAEVAAAVGNPRAVRAVGSACANNPLPVVIPCHRVVRSDGSIGQYVGGVAAKNTLLALEAA; from the coding sequence ATGGTCACCATCCCGGATCCGAACGGCCTGTTCGACGCGCTGTCCGCGGATAGCGCCGATACCCTCGCCGGACTGCACCGCAGGCTGGCCGCCGAGGCCGAGCAGGCTGGTCTGCTCGATATCGCCTACCGCACCGTCGACACCCCGGTCGGCTCGCTGCTGCTCGCCGCGACCCCGGCGGGTCTGGTGCGCGTCGCCTACCCGAACGAGGATCACGATGCGGTGCTCGCCGCACTGGCCACCCGGATCAGCCCGCGGGTGCTCGCCGCGCCGGGCCGCCTCGACGCGGTGGCCCGCGAGATCGACGAGTATTTCGCAGGCGCCAGAACGCATTTCGACCTGCCGCTGGACCTGCGGTTGACCGGCGGTTTCCGCAGGCAGGTGATCGAGCATCTGGCCGATATCGGTTACGGTCGCCGGGCCAGCTACGCCGAGGTCGCGGCGGCGGTCGGGAATCCGCGCGCCGTGCGGGCCGTCGGCTCGGCGTGCGCCAACAACCCACTGCCCGTGGTGATTCCGTGCCACCGGGTGGTGCGCAGCGACGGGTCGATCGGGCAGTACGTCGGCGGCGTCGCGGCGAAGAATACGCTGCTGGCCCTGGAGGCGGCATGA
- a CDS encoding transcriptional regulator, giving the protein MRQLVDAWSPRPAILRDRYWNLLAINDGTRTVFGYGDGDHNCVISFFTNARYRGAHRQWAVNAPAVVAAFRAAAAHAPDDPGFGRVVAELRSLSPEFAELWARHDVGIPAQAVKAVHHPEVGDLFFDTTTLAVVDHPDWYLELYNPRPDTETAARVERLLRVRVAAPA; this is encoded by the coding sequence TTGCGGCAGTTGGTGGATGCGTGGTCGCCGCGGCCCGCGATTCTGCGCGATCGGTATTGGAATCTGTTGGCTATCAATGACGGAACGCGCACGGTGTTCGGTTACGGCGACGGCGATCACAACTGCGTGATCTCGTTCTTCACCAATGCCAGGTATCGGGGCGCGCACCGGCAGTGGGCCGTGAACGCGCCCGCCGTGGTCGCCGCCTTTCGCGCCGCGGCGGCGCATGCGCCGGACGATCCGGGCTTCGGCCGGGTGGTCGCCGAACTGCGTTCGCTGAGCCCGGAATTCGCCGAGCTGTGGGCCCGGCACGACGTCGGGATTCCGGCTCAGGCGGTGAAGGCGGTGCATCACCCGGAGGTGGGTGACCTGTTCTTCGATACCACGACGTTGGCCGTCGTCGACCATCCGGACTGGTATCTCGAGCTGTACAACCCGCGCCCGGATACCGAAACCGCGGCCAGGGTCGAACGGCTGCTGCGGGTTCGGGTCGCGGCACCGGCGTGA
- a CDS encoding Ada metal-binding domain-containing protein — MYTLLDAAGRPYASATPGRLGGHRRAKIYGRLDCPSALRALARGHYRDQRVFFADEDTAIRAGFRPCAVCLPERYAVWKADRRKDSL, encoded by the coding sequence ATGTATACCCTGCTCGACGCCGCGGGCCGGCCATACGCCAGCGCGACCCCGGGGCGGTTGGGCGGCCATCGGCGCGCCAAGATCTATGGCCGCCTCGACTGCCCGTCCGCACTTCGCGCGCTGGCCCGTGGTCATTACCGTGACCAGCGGGTCTTCTTCGCCGACGAGGACACCGCGATCCGCGCGGGCTTCCGGCCGTGCGCGGTCTGCCTGCCTGAGCGTTACGCCGTGTGGAAAGCGGACCGGCGCAAAGATTCTCTGTGA